Proteins encoded by one window of Candidatus Sumerlaea chitinivorans:
- a CDS encoding N-Acetyl-D-glucosamine ABC transport system, permease protein 2 has translation MFSSANVIESRDSSASAFSMNRKVVRYIVVYAVLLPVLLLVHLPLIWMVVTAFKAPGFGTKLVFIPEPGQDLYTLKNFKDVLFDKDFPFYRFAWNSFVVAAGCAVVTVTICTLAGYGFAKKRFPGREMLFAALITIMLVPGIIFMVPQYRLVLKFGWINTYAAMILPHTANIFGLFLLRQHIRGLPDSLLEAARVDGASELGTFFRVVVPLSTPVMITLFLLTFVGQWSNFLWQLIVNTPDSKLLTLPVGLSFFQGQYQVQWERMMAGACFSILPIALLFIVAQRFFIQGLTTGSVKE, from the coding sequence ATGTTCTCGTCAGCTAATGTCATCGAGTCTCGTGATTCCAGCGCCTCGGCTTTCTCCATGAACCGCAAAGTCGTCCGCTACATTGTTGTTTATGCGGTGTTGCTTCCCGTGCTTCTTCTCGTCCATTTACCGCTTATCTGGATGGTCGTCACTGCCTTCAAGGCTCCCGGCTTTGGCACCAAGCTCGTGTTTATCCCTGAGCCGGGCCAAGACCTTTACACCTTAAAAAACTTCAAGGATGTTCTCTTTGACAAAGATTTTCCATTCTACCGCTTTGCGTGGAACAGTTTTGTCGTGGCCGCAGGGTGCGCGGTCGTAACGGTGACAATATGTACGCTTGCGGGGTATGGCTTCGCCAAAAAGCGGTTCCCCGGACGCGAGATGCTATTCGCGGCTCTCATCACCATCATGCTCGTGCCGGGAATCATTTTCATGGTCCCCCAATATCGGTTGGTGCTGAAGTTCGGGTGGATCAACACCTACGCAGCCATGATTCTTCCCCATACCGCGAACATTTTTGGTCTGTTTCTCTTGCGCCAACATATCCGCGGGTTGCCTGACAGTCTTCTGGAAGCAGCGCGCGTGGACGGGGCCAGCGAGCTTGGCACGTTTTTCCGGGTCGTGGTGCCGCTTTCGACTCCGGTGATGATCACTCTGTTCCTTCTCACATTTGTGGGTCAGTGGTCGAATTTCCTGTGGCAGCTCATCGTCAACACGCCCGATTCGAAACTCCTGACCCTCCCCGTCGGATTGAGCTTTTTCCAAGGTCAGTATCAGGTGCAGTGGGAGCGGATGATGGCGGGCGCCTGCTTCTCTATTTTACCGATTGCGCTTCTGTTCATCGTCGCACAGCGGTTCTTTATCCAAGGCCTAACCACCGGGAGTGTGAAGGAATGA
- a CDS encoding N-Acetyl-D-glucosamine ABC transport system, permease protein 1, with protein MNPKRSRPIWLWYDTVWGYAFILPFLTVAVVFLVFPIGYSFYLSFRETWLYSSWFDQFADMRFVGLHNYLDLLRTPAFWWALLATFIYALLLIPAQIAAALGLALLLNTKLPGYRTLRAAFFLPHVFDVFVVGIIWLLLYNPTEGPLAALFRWFGIEWFTKHGFVDNPVTILPSIAFAMVLKGMGFGMVLFLTALNNIPESVFEAAEIDGANARQKLFYVTIPLLRPMILFMSVTGLVGVLNAFSEFYALTRSGGGAAFSFMGTTVQSARVSGFYLYQLFDNASYGHAAAMSFILLVIALVITWLNFRFLGKES; from the coding sequence ATGAATCCCAAACGATCGCGCCCCATCTGGCTTTGGTACGATACTGTATGGGGCTATGCATTCATCTTACCGTTTCTCACCGTGGCGGTCGTTTTTCTGGTTTTTCCCATTGGGTACTCCTTTTACCTAAGTTTCCGAGAAACATGGCTTTACTCTTCATGGTTCGATCAGTTCGCAGATATGCGGTTTGTGGGGCTCCACAACTACCTCGATCTTCTGCGAACTCCCGCGTTCTGGTGGGCTTTGCTCGCTACTTTCATCTACGCTTTGCTTCTGATCCCCGCCCAGATTGCGGCGGCGCTTGGACTTGCACTCCTTCTCAACACCAAGCTTCCCGGCTACCGAACCCTTCGTGCTGCGTTTTTCCTACCGCACGTATTTGACGTATTTGTCGTCGGTATTATCTGGCTGCTTCTTTACAATCCCACAGAAGGGCCGCTTGCCGCACTCTTCCGGTGGTTCGGCATTGAGTGGTTTACGAAGCATGGGTTTGTGGACAACCCCGTGACCATTCTGCCAAGTATCGCCTTTGCGATGGTGCTCAAAGGGATGGGATTTGGGATGGTGCTCTTCCTGACCGCCCTCAACAACATCCCCGAGTCAGTATTTGAAGCGGCCGAGATTGACGGAGCGAATGCCCGACAGAAACTCTTCTACGTCACGATTCCTCTTCTTCGCCCAATGATCCTCTTCATGTCGGTGACGGGGTTGGTCGGTGTCCTCAATGCTTTCTCTGAGTTTTACGCTCTGACCCGCTCAGGCGGCGGCGCCGCGTTCTCCTTCATGGGAACCACTGTTCAGTCAGCGCGGGTCTCGGGGTTTTATCTCTATCAGCTTTTCGACAATGCATCCTACGGCCATGCTGCCGCCATGTCGTTCATCCTTCTTGTCATTGCTCTTGTGATCACGTGGCTGAATTTCAGGTTCCTCGGCAAGGAGAGCTAA
- a CDS encoding transcriptional regulator, LacI family: MSRSTVSLALNDSDKINAKTKERVLEIVRKVGYHPSAIARSLVRQKAGVICVILPQIDHVVSDFYFSESLSGILEVVTRKGYHLMVEMATPEFKEQRKALSLYRQRAMDGVLCVGNLTTDTYLSDLAEAGCPVVLVNSSLPNLHQVLGANREAAYRAVAHLHSLGHTRIGHIRGSEFVTTAIHRTEGYLRAVRELGLEESDELLAQGYFDQRSGYLATKWLLSHKRRPTAIYSVNDMMAIGAMQAIREAGLRIPQDIALFGGDDILLAQYVTPKLSTIRQNMYSIGQLACEQLFRILEGKPATLVAEVELELVIRESCGAALVAKNAR; the protein is encoded by the coding sequence GTGAGCCGCTCCACGGTTTCGCTAGCGCTCAACGACTCGGACAAGATCAACGCGAAGACGAAAGAGCGCGTTCTCGAGATCGTGAGAAAAGTGGGCTACCATCCCAGTGCGATTGCCCGCAGTCTGGTGCGCCAGAAAGCTGGGGTTATCTGTGTGATCCTGCCGCAAATTGATCACGTGGTGTCGGACTTCTATTTCTCGGAGAGTTTGAGTGGAATCCTTGAGGTGGTGACGCGCAAAGGGTACCACCTCATGGTCGAGATGGCCACGCCGGAATTCAAAGAGCAACGCAAGGCACTCTCGCTTTACCGCCAACGTGCAATGGACGGGGTCCTTTGCGTAGGAAATTTGACCACTGACACCTACCTGAGCGACTTGGCAGAGGCCGGATGCCCCGTGGTACTCGTAAATAGTAGCCTGCCAAATCTTCATCAAGTCTTAGGAGCAAATCGCGAGGCTGCCTACCGGGCAGTCGCGCACTTGCACTCGCTGGGACACACGCGCATCGGCCATATTCGTGGTAGCGAATTCGTGACCACGGCCATCCACCGCACCGAAGGATACTTACGGGCGGTTCGCGAGCTCGGCCTAGAAGAATCCGATGAATTGCTGGCACAAGGTTATTTTGACCAACGAAGCGGTTACTTGGCCACGAAGTGGCTGCTAAGCCACAAGCGGCGCCCCACGGCTATCTACAGCGTGAACGACATGATGGCGATCGGCGCAATGCAGGCGATTCGCGAGGCGGGGCTGCGTATCCCGCAGGATATCGCGCTCTTTGGTGGGGACGATATTCTCTTGGCGCAGTACGTGACACCCAAACTCTCCACCATTCGACAAAACATGTACTCCATTGGCCAGCTGGCATGTGAGCAGCTCTTTCGGATTCTCGAAGGAAAACCGGCAACCCTTGTTGCAGAAGTTGAACTCGAATTAGTGATTCGCGAGAGCTGTGGTGCAGCGTTGGTTGCGAAGAACGCGCGTTAA